The following are encoded together in the Panicum virgatum strain AP13 chromosome 6K, P.virgatum_v5, whole genome shotgun sequence genome:
- the LOC120712149 gene encoding basic proline-rich protein-like, which produces MHIAMVKTYPGLLLPPHSTRKIGRVSTCARLGRFYIKALQFSQNHNKTQFILTVQYSDSFIFHINPQTNVYFDEKKRKIDSPAIFTENTREPFFIWPLPHSGTLTPSSPPGSPLLPAAASLPLLPGSPPPRSSSSAGAAPPDSQHPLLCRGTGPPPPHSRATSHGPARSALPPQRRLRRALGSPSSAALARSGAWPGGARASVAAGLPACVRGSGSRSYSPSPRPLRWIQIRPLLLSSWPRAGPGGGCRPDAQHRHGEAGRAARAHGQLEQAALVPLRNQEAVRPPPRARGAVGACPLRRAIPRSTTPQLPVAKATPRCAPWESGPLPSRPLPPRAASAARCGPGLGTPPPHRRGPSRGPVRSATPPPPRARHPSPPTHTPRRQGRSLGPARSAPPPPLRPQPRPHAQHLLRRRDSFALATAHGPRVFSSPGNTATAACVAILHLGLSQNICLKIFKLAKK; this is translated from the exons ATGCATATCGCAATGGTTAAAACCTACCCTGGTTTGCTGCTCCCTCCGCACTCCACGCGAAAAATTGGGCGCGTGTCAACCTGCGCGAGGCTCGGTCGTTTTTACATAAAAGCCCTTCAATTTTCTCAAAATCACAACAAAACCCAGTTCATCCTGACGGTACAATACTCAGATTCATTTATTTTCCATATAAacccccaaactaatgtttatttcgatgagaagaagagaaaaatcGATAGTCCTGCTATCTTTACAGAAAACACCCGCGAGCCATTTTTCATTTGGCCCCTCCCGCACAGCGGAACCCTaaccccctcctctcctcctggcTCCCCgctcctgcccgccgccgcctcccttcctctcctccccgGCTCCCCGCCACCgcgctcttcctcctccgccggaGCTGCGCCCCCCGACTCTCAACAccccctcctctgccgcggcacagggcctccgccgccgcacagcCGGGCCACGAGCCACGGGCCCGCGCGCTCGGCCCTTCCTCcacagcgccgcctccgccgtgcgCTCGGcagcccctcctccgccgcgctggCGAGGTCAGGCGCATGGCCGGGCGGCGCACGAGCAAGCGTGGCCGCGGGGCTGCCGGCGTGCGTGCGAGGTAGCGGGAGCCGCTCCTACTCTCCGTCACCGCGCCCGCTCCGCTGGATCCAGATCCGCCCGCTCCTGCTCTCCTCCTGGCCACgggccggccccggcggcggctgccgtcCGGACGCACAGCACCGACATGGCGAGGCTGGCCGCGCTGCGCGAGCGCACGGACAGCTCGAACAGGCGGCGCTCGTCCCCCTTCGCAACCAGGAGGCGGTGCGGCCCCCGCCGCGGGCACGCGGAGCGGTAGGGGCTTGCCCACTCCGCCGTGCAATCCCGCGCTCAACCACTCCCCAGCTCCCCGTGGCAAAGGCCACGCCCCGCTGCGCACCGTGGGAGAGCGGGCCGCTGCCTAGccgccctcttcctcctcgcgccgcctccgccgcgagaTGCGGCCCTGGACTCGGCACccctccgccgcaccgccgGGGCCCAAGCCGCGGGCCCGTGCGCTCAGCaacccctcctccaccgcgtGCACGACACCCctccccccccacacacacaccgcGCCGTCAAGGTCGGAGCCTCGGGCCAGCGCGCTCGGCACCCCCTCCTCCGCTGCGGCCGCAGCCGCGGCCCCATGCTcagcacctcctccgccgccgcgacaGCTTCGCATTGGCCACAGCTCATGGACCCCGTGTTTTCTCCTCCCCTGGTAACACTGCAACAGCAGCCTGTGTTGCCATCCTCCA TTTGGGATTGTCACAGAATATCtgtttgaaaattttcaaattggCAAAAAAATAA